One Microcebus murinus isolate Inina chromosome 10, M.murinus_Inina_mat1.0, whole genome shotgun sequence DNA segment encodes these proteins:
- the PRPF40B gene encoding pre-mRNA-processing factor 40 homolog B isoform X5 — protein sequence MMPPPGIPPPFPPMGLPPMSQRPPAIPPMPPGILPPMLPPMGAPPPLTQIPGMVPPMMPGMLMPAVPVTAATAPGADTASSAVAGTGPLRALWSEHVAPDGRIYYYNADDKQSVWEKPSVLKSKAELLLSQCPWKEYKSDTGKPYYYNNQSKESRWTRPKDLDDLEALVKQEAAGKQQQQQPQTLQPQPPQPQPDPPPVPPGPTPVPTGLLEPDPGGSEDCDVSEAPQPLEQGFLQQLEEGPSSSAGQHQPPQQEEEESKPEPERSGLSWSNREKAKQAFKELLRDKAVPSNASWEQAMKMVVTDPRYSALPKLSEKKQAFNAYKAQREKEEKEEARLRAKEAKQTLQHFLEQHERMTSTTRYRRAEQTFGELEVWAVVPERDRKEVYDDVLFFLAKKEKEQAKQLRRRNIQALKSILDGMSSVTFQTTWSQAQQYLMDNPSFAQDHQLQNMDKEDALICFEEHIRALEREEEEERERARLRERRQQRKNREAFQTFLDELHETGQLHSMSTWMELYPAVSTDVRFANMLGQPGSTPLDLFKFYVEELKARFHDEKKIIKDILKDRGFCVEVNTAFEDFAHVISFDKRAAALDAGNIKLTFNSLLEKAEAREREREKEEARRMRRREAAFRSMLRQAVPALELGTTWEEVRERFVCDSAFEQITLESERIRLFREFLQVLETECQHLHTKGRKHSRKGKKHHRKRSHSPSGSESEEEELPPPSLRPPKRRRRNPSESGSEPSSSLDSVESGGAALGGRGSPSSHLLLGSDHGLRKAKKPKKKTKKRRHKSNSPESETDPEEKAGKDSDEKEQEQDKDRELRQTDLPNRSPGFGIKKEKTGWDTSESELSEGELERRRRTLLQQLDDHQ from the exons ATGCCCCCTCCAGGGATCCCCCCACCCTTTCCTCCGATGGGGCTACCCCCTATGAGTCAGAGACCACCAGCCATCCCCCCCATGCCGCCTGGCATCCTGCCCCCTATGCTTCCACCAATGGGGGCGCCACCTCCACTCACACAG ATACCAGGAATGGTACCGCCAATGATGCCAGGAATGCTGATGCCAGCAGTGCCTGTCACCGCAGCG ACGGCTCCGGGTGCGGACACCGCCAGCT CTGCTGTGGCTGGGACTGGCCCTCTG agggcCCTATGGAGTGAGCACGTGGCCCCTGATGGGCGCATCTACTACTACAATGCTGACGACAAGCAGTCCGTGTGGGAGAAGCCCAGCGTGCTCAAGTCCAAGGCGGAG CTGCTGCTGTCCCAGTGTCCCTGGAAAGAGTACAAGTCGGACACAGGCAAACCTTACTACTATAACAACCAGAGTAAGGAATCCCGCTGGACCCGACCCAAGGATCTGGATGACCTGGAGG CTCTAGTCAAACAAGAGGCTGCAGG gaagcagcagcagcagcaaccacAGACACTACAGCCACAGCCTCCTCAGCCACAGCCTGACCCCCCACCTGTACCCCCTGGCCCCACACCAGTGCCCACAGGCCTCTTAGAACCTGATCCAGGCGGGAGTGAAGACTGTGATGTGTCAGAGGCTCCTCAGCCCCTGGAGCAGGGGTTCCTGCAGCAGCTAGAGGAGGGCCCCAGCAG TTCTGCTGGACAGCATCAGCCAccacagcaggaggaggaggaatcaAAGCCTGAACCAGAGAGGTCTGGCCTCAGTTGGAGCAACCGGGAGAAGGCAAAACAGGCATTCAAGGAGCTGCTGAGGGAcaag GCTGTCCCATCCAATGCCTCATGGGAACAGGCCATGAAGATGGTGGTCACTGACCCCCGTTACAG TGCCTTGCCCAAACTGAGTGAGAAAAAGCAAGCATTCAATGCCTACAAGGcgcagagggagaaggaggagaaggaggaggccCGGCTGAGGGCCAAGGAGGCTAAGCAGACCCTGCAGCACTTCCTGGAGCAGCACGAGCGCATGACCTCCACCACTCGCTACCG GCGGGCAGAACAGACCTTTGGAGAGCTAGAGGTCTGGGCTGTGGTCCCTGAGAGGGATCGAAAAGAGGTTTATGATGATGTCCTCTTCTTCCTGGCCAAGAAGGAAAAG GAACAGGCCAAGCAGCTCCGGCGCCGCAACATCCAGGCCCTGAAGAGCATCCTGGATGGAATGAGTAGTGTCACCTTCCAAACCACATGGTCCCAGGCTCAGCAGTACCTCATGGATAACCCCAGCTTTGCTCAGGACCATCAGCTGCAGA ACATGGACAAGGAAGATGCCCTGATCTGCTTTGAGGAACACATCCGAGctttggagagggaggaggaggaggagcgggagCGGGCTCGGCTTAGGGAGCGGCGCCAGCAACGCAAGAACAGGGAGGCCTTCCAG ACCTTCCTGGACGAGCTGCATGAGACAGGGCAGCTGCACTCTATGTCCACCTGGATGGAGCTCTACCCAGCGGTCAGCACTGATGTCCGCTTTGCCAACATGCTGGGCCAGCCGG gctCCACCCCTCTGGACTTGTTCAAGTTCTATGTAGAGGAGTTGAAGGCACGATTCCATGATGAGAAGAAGATCATTAAGGACATCCTTAAG GACCGGGGCTTCTGCGTGGAGGTGAACACAGCCTTTGAGGACTTCGCCCACGTCATAAGCTTTGACAAGAGGGCTGCTGCGCTGGACGCAGGCAACATCAAGCTGACCTTCAATAGT CTGCTGGAGAAAGCAGAGGCACGGGAGAGGGAGCGGGAGAAGGAGGAGGCACGAAGGATGCGGCGCAGGGAGGCTGCCTTTCGAAGCATGCTGAGGCAGGCCGTGCCTGCTCTGGAGCTAGGCACTACCTGGGAAGAG GTCCGTGAGCGCTTTGTGTGCGACTCAGCCTTTGAGCAGATCACCCTGGAGTCGGAACGGATCCGGCTCTTCCGGGAATTCCTCCAGGTGCTGGAG ACTGAATGCCAGCACCTCCACACGAAAGGCCGAAAGCACAGCAGGAAGGGCAAGAAGCACCATCGCAAGCGTTCCCACTCACCCTCA GGCTCTGAGTCGGAAGAGGAGGAGCTACCCCCACCGTCTCTCCGGCCCCCCAAGCGGAGGAGGCGGAACCCCTCGGAATCAGGCTCTGAGCCCTCTTCCTCACTTGATTCGGTTGAAAGTGGGGGTGCTGCCCTTGGAGGACGGggctccccttcctcccaccttctcCTTGGATCAG ATCATGGCCTTCGGAAAgccaagaaaccaaaaaagaaaactaaaaagagaagacacaagtCG AACAGCCCTGAGAGTGAAACAGACCCTGAGGAGAAAGCTGGCAAGGACAGTGATGAGAAGGAACAGGAACAGGACAAGGACAGGGAGCTCCGGCAGACAGATCTCCCTAATCGTTCCCCAGGCTTTGGCATCAAGAAGGAGAAG ACGGGCTGGGACACGTCGGAAAGCGAGCTGAGCGAGGGTGAGCTGGAGAGGCGGCGACGCACACTCTTGCAGCAGCTGGATGATCACCAGTGA